In Nitrosarchaeum koreense MY1, one genomic interval encodes:
- a CDS encoding winged helix-turn-helix domain-containing protein, producing the protein MGKNVNPKVVEILKTKSLVPTFDPSMKTLMRIVKFMTENSSGGKTQLALDTKLNYARLAKHLVWMEKKGLVESIIDDNKINVSLTKTGRDFAEVISKIL; encoded by the coding sequence TTGGGTAAAAACGTCAATCCTAAAGTAGTTGAAATTTTAAAAACTAAATCTCTAGTTCCTACATTTGATCCCAGTATGAAGACTTTGATGCGTATAGTGAAATTTATGACTGAAAATTCATCTGGAGGAAAAACACAGTTGGCACTTGATACTAAACTAAACTATGCACGACTTGCAAAGCATCTCGTATGGATGGAAAAAAAGGGTCTTGTTGAATCTATTATTGATGACAATAAAATCAATGTTTCTCTAACAAAAACAGGCAGAGACTTTGCAGAAGTAATTTCAAAAATTCTCTAA
- a CDS encoding bifunctional nuclease family protein, which produces MKIDDVDPDYETVKIDQIGIIDSHTGAVVFKDESVEFTMSGFSSEVANIIYNFLEEKRDDPPTIYRLIEQICEENELFLVKVKIYESGDIFRANLYFTGKKDLVFRNFRASDAIALATYYSIPILVRKSMLKEIQKK; this is translated from the coding sequence ATGAAGATTGATGACGTTGATCCAGATTATGAAACAGTAAAGATTGATCAGATTGGAATAATTGATTCTCATACAGGCGCTGTTGTATTCAAAGATGAATCAGTTGAATTTACAATGTCTGGTTTTTCATCTGAAGTCGCAAATATTATTTACAATTTTTTAGAGGAAAAACGTGACGATCCACCTACAATATATCGTCTAATTGAACAAATCTGCGAGGAAAATGAACTATTTTTAGTCAAAGTCAAAATCTATGAAAGTGGAGATATTTTCAGAGCAAATCTGTATTTTACTGGAAAAAAAGACTTGGTATTTAGAAATTTTAGGGCATCTGATGCAATAGCATTGGCAACATATTACAGCATTCCAATTCTGGTAAGAAAATCAATGTTAAAAGAAATTCAAAAGAAATGA
- a CDS encoding CBS domain-containing protein produces MTIYNQTLKELLPLSLSSTPAVSIRKENKMWIATCMLMHYLESFTDSLVVTGEDEKPVGVIGGREVIENIFKNPSSDFFDKTTVEQVTDKNLMVISEKVTLGELLEMWKQTRRAFSIIPNSLGGYSAISGRKLLEIGANCTTDITISELPKKEIITFDHNNTLKDIIRLMLQNNTRKLILKNSNMFISDRLIIQSIAQKFDFFRNVKFLDLKFSESINLEEAKKISKDVNLAEVSKMMYGMTHPYIIFQDQVITPLDICMALQSDRIEFLG; encoded by the coding sequence ATGACTATTTATAATCAAACATTAAAGGAATTATTGCCACTCTCTTTGAGTTCTACTCCTGCTGTAAGTATTCGTAAAGAGAACAAAATGTGGATAGCTACATGCATGTTAATGCATTATTTAGAATCTTTTACAGATTCCCTTGTTGTAACAGGAGAAGATGAAAAACCAGTAGGAGTTATTGGCGGCAGAGAAGTAATTGAAAATATTTTTAAAAATCCATCTTCGGATTTTTTTGATAAAACTACTGTAGAACAAGTCACAGATAAGAATCTCATGGTCATATCTGAAAAAGTTACACTTGGAGAACTACTCGAGATGTGGAAGCAAACAAGAAGAGCATTTTCTATAATACCCAACAGTTTAGGAGGATATTCTGCAATATCTGGAAGAAAATTACTTGAAATCGGTGCAAACTGTACTACAGATATTACTATTTCCGAATTACCCAAAAAAGAAATCATCACATTTGATCATAATAATACACTAAAAGACATCATTCGCCTAATGCTTCAAAACAACACTAGAAAACTAATATTAAAAAATTCAAACATGTTCATCAGTGATCGTTTAATTATTCAAAGCATAGCACAAAAATTTGATTTTTTTAGAAATGTTAAATTTTTGGATCTAAAGTTTTCAGAATCAATCAATCTAGAGGAAGCAAAAAAAATTTCCAAAGACGTGAATTTAGCAGAAGTATCAAAGATGATGTACGGAATGACCCACCCATACATAATTTTCCAGGATCAGGTGATTACACCATTAGATATTTGTATGGCATTACAATCAGATAGAATTGAATTTTTAGGATAA
- a CDS encoding PEFG-CTERM sorting domain-containing protein encodes MTKTNLFLIVVFTSILILSPFVTGSIFADSSVTSVSENTEVPMGAIVVGTKSDKNTTVVGLSSDGKIRVEITTSNPVKSNTMLMGIIFRDSNGGTIKQNVNYDILAMQNGKEILLDLSSHAKDGTGTHVTNILASDEPVNIEVTLLGFGTGDESRWSGPKGEVLMFNVVPEFGTIAMMILVISIMSIVIISAKSKMSLKL; translated from the coding sequence TTGACAAAAACAAATCTCTTTTTGATTGTAGTATTTACGTCTATTCTAATTTTAAGTCCTTTTGTAACTGGTAGTATATTTGCCGATTCATCTGTGACTTCAGTTTCTGAAAATACTGAAGTACCAATGGGTGCAATTGTCGTTGGAACCAAGTCGGACAAAAATACTACTGTTGTGGGGCTCTCATCTGATGGAAAAATTAGAGTTGAAATTACTACAAGCAATCCTGTTAAAAGTAATACGATGTTAATGGGAATAATATTTCGGGATTCTAATGGTGGAACAATAAAACAAAATGTAAACTATGATATTTTAGCAATGCAAAATGGTAAAGAAATTCTTTTAGATTTAAGCTCACATGCAAAAGACGGCACAGGAACACATGTCACCAATATACTTGCCTCTGATGAACCAGTTAATATCGAAGTAACCTTACTTGGATTTGGAACAGGTGATGAATCACGCTGGTCTGGGCCAAAAGGAGAAGTTTTAATGTTTAACGTTGTACCTGAATTTGGAACGATTGCCATGATGATTCTAGTTATTTCGATTATGAGTATAGTGATAATTAGTGCTAAAAGCAAAATGTCTCTCAAACTGTAA
- a CDS encoding MBL fold metallo-hydrolase, protein MEQKQIGISSEQLEQDMIQQKPFLLFDLRTKESFEKSHVSGSVHAVCDTNAKEKILPKIPKNAKIVLISEPEEYAKEIAQMMKSFGLDVYFLIGGFSSWKGNLSKGDTGKMILADSLVQKLDKVFLLDVRDREEYSEYQIPGSVNIPLSELFDAKTISSIPKDKEIVTICPHGNRAMIASFALARAGIESKTLAGGLSGWNQVLKPVTIVKEPVQIIQVQKVGKGCLSHIVESNGEAIVIDPLYPFEKYIDIAKEKGFQIIKVIDTHQHADHISAAKDLAKASSAKLYLSKYEGYVFDANFIGDADQIQFGKTVLRIIHTPGHTPGSLSYVVNEKYVFTGDILFVESIGRPDLRDKVEEFTDDLYNTLHNKLLKLPHNTMVFPTHHSQDVKPIDEAYYSTIEQSKKLPWLDIPKQEFIKKVVSITLPRPMNYQKIIAVNKGELELKKDEIPDLEIGPNRCAIDIN, encoded by the coding sequence ATGGAGCAGAAACAGATAGGGATTTCTTCTGAACAATTAGAACAAGATATGATTCAACAAAAACCGTTTTTGTTGTTTGATCTTAGAACCAAAGAAAGTTTTGAAAAATCTCATGTGTCAGGTTCTGTTCATGCTGTATGTGATACTAATGCCAAAGAAAAGATATTACCAAAAATTCCAAAAAATGCTAAAATTGTTTTGATATCTGAGCCAGAAGAATATGCTAAAGAAATAGCACAGATGATGAAATCATTTGGACTAGATGTTTACTTTTTAATTGGCGGTTTTTCTTCATGGAAAGGAAATCTATCAAAAGGAGATACTGGGAAAATGATTTTGGCAGATAGTCTTGTCCAAAAATTAGACAAAGTGTTTCTACTAGATGTCCGAGATAGAGAAGAGTATTCAGAATATCAAATTCCTGGGAGCGTAAACATTCCTTTAAGTGAACTTTTTGATGCAAAAACTATCTCCAGCATTCCAAAAGACAAAGAAATTGTAACCATATGCCCACATGGTAATCGTGCAATGATTGCAAGTTTTGCTCTAGCAAGAGCAGGAATTGAGTCAAAAACACTTGCAGGAGGATTATCTGGATGGAATCAAGTTCTAAAGCCTGTAACAATAGTAAAAGAACCAGTACAAATTATCCAAGTACAAAAAGTTGGAAAAGGATGTCTATCTCATATTGTAGAATCTAACGGAGAAGCAATTGTAATTGATCCATTATATCCTTTTGAAAAATATATAGATATTGCAAAAGAAAAAGGGTTTCAAATTATCAAAGTAATAGATACTCACCAACATGCAGATCATATATCTGCGGCAAAAGATCTTGCCAAAGCATCTAGTGCAAAACTATACCTCTCAAAATATGAAGGATATGTCTTTGATGCAAATTTTATCGGCGACGCAGATCAGATACAATTTGGAAAAACAGTTCTTCGAATTATTCATACTCCTGGACATACACCTGGAAGTCTCAGCTATGTAGTAAATGAAAAATATGTTTTCACAGGGGACATATTGTTTGTAGAATCAATTGGAAGACCTGATCTTAGAGATAAAGTAGAAGAGTTTACAGATGATCTTTACAATACATTACACAACAAATTGCTTAAGCTTCCACACAATACAATGGTATTTCCGACACATCATAGTCAAGATGTGAAGCCCATAGATGAAGCATATTATTCTACAATAGAACAATCAAAGAAACTTCCATGGCTGGATATCCCAAAACAAGAGTTTATCAAAAAAGTAGTTTCAATAACACTACCAAGGCCAATGAATTATCAAAAAATCATCGCAGTAAATAAAGGAGAATTAGAACTAAAAAAGGATGAAATCCCAGATTTGGAGATTGGTCCAAACAGGTGTGCTATTGATATCAATTAA
- the fen gene encoding flap endonuclease-1, producing MGLNLKELVVREKTTLESFSSKVIAIDAYNAIYQFLASIRGPDGLQLSDSEGRITSHLSGLLYRNINFLSLGIKPVYVFDGKPPSLKTAEIERRKQIKKDATIKYEKAIAEGNLEDARKFAQQTTSMKDGMVKESKQILSYFGIPYIDAASEGEATAAHLTNTGQAYASASQDFDSILCGAKRLIRNFTNSGRRKIPNRNTYVEIEPEIIETQKTLDSLEITREQIVDIGILIGTDFNPNGFDRIGPKTALKMIKQYSRLEDIPQIQEQLQTIEYEKIRKIFLEPIVTDVDEIVFGKVDYEGMTNYLVKERSFSEDRIQSSLNRLRKALEKKSHNLDQWFS from the coding sequence ATGGGATTAAACCTCAAAGAGTTAGTAGTAAGAGAGAAAACAACTCTAGAATCATTTTCATCAAAAGTGATAGCAATTGATGCGTATAATGCAATTTATCAGTTCTTGGCAAGCATTAGAGGTCCAGACGGATTACAGCTATCTGATTCTGAGGGCAGGATAACGAGTCATCTTAGCGGGTTACTTTATAGAAATATCAATTTTTTATCATTAGGGATAAAACCAGTCTATGTATTTGATGGAAAACCACCATCGTTGAAAACTGCAGAGATTGAAAGAAGAAAGCAGATCAAAAAAGATGCTACAATAAAATATGAAAAAGCAATTGCAGAAGGAAATTTAGAAGATGCAAGAAAGTTTGCACAACAAACAACTAGCATGAAAGACGGAATGGTTAAAGAGTCAAAACAAATTTTATCATACTTTGGAATTCCATACATTGATGCGGCATCCGAAGGAGAAGCAACTGCAGCCCATCTAACAAATACTGGACAAGCTTATGCCTCTGCAAGTCAAGACTTTGATTCTATACTTTGTGGAGCAAAGAGGCTGATTAGAAATTTTACAAACAGCGGAAGAAGAAAGATTCCAAACAGAAACACGTATGTGGAAATTGAGCCAGAGATTATCGAGACTCAAAAAACACTAGATTCATTAGAAATTACCAGAGAACAGATAGTAGATATTGGAATTTTAATTGGTACAGATTTTAATCCAAATGGATTTGATAGGATAGGACCAAAAACTGCATTAAAAATGATAAAACAATATTCAAGATTAGAAGACATTCCACAAATTCAAGAACAGTTACAGACAATCGAGTATGAGAAGATTCGCAAAATATTTCTTGAACCGATTGTAACAGATGTAGATGAGATAGTCTTTGGAAAAGTAGACTATGAAGGAATGACAAACTATCTAGTCAAAGAAAGAAGTTTTTCTGAAGACAGAATTCAATCTTCTTTGAATCGACTTAGAAAAGCATTAGAAAAAAAGAGTCATAATTTAGATCAATGGTTTAGCTAG
- a CDS encoding PAS domain-containing protein — translation MPQTEARKILKDAPIMWRRINSIGIILDCNSTYASKLGYAKTEILGRTIFEHVPKDAWEAMNDSLKTWFETGNVTDREITFKKQDGSTFPGILHAVSLYDEKKNLLGSNTVIFDLTELNDKKIKEFEDYFKEAKEKLDEIKKSEYNNLDENSKSEYEGLKKMFDMLVTTDLRSLKK, via the coding sequence ATGCCACAAACGGAAGCAAGAAAAATTCTCAAGGACGCCCCAATAATGTGGAGACGGATCAACTCCATTGGAATTATTCTTGATTGCAATTCAACTTATGCTAGTAAGTTAGGATATGCCAAAACAGAGATTCTAGGCAGAACAATATTTGAGCACGTGCCTAAAGACGCATGGGAAGCAATGAATGACTCGCTAAAAACATGGTTTGAGACTGGAAATGTCACAGATAGGGAAATTACCTTTAAAAAACAAGATGGAAGCACTTTTCCAGGAATCTTACACGCAGTGAGTCTTTATGATGAGAAGAAAAACTTGCTTGGAAGTAATACGGTAATTTTTGATCTTACAGAATTAAATGATAAAAAGATTAAAGAATTTGAGGATTACTTTAAAGAGGCTAAAGAAAAGCTTGATGAGATTAAAAAAAGCGAATATAACAATTTAGATGAAAATTCTAAATCAGAATATGAAGGGTTAAAAAAAATGTTTGACATGTTAGTAACAACGGATTTAAGATCGTTAAAAAAATAA
- a CDS encoding transporter — protein MTNIKKILILPVLVALISVLALSAQDAAALVSTVNDKISCVSPAVGGTWNSVTSTCVVATLVIGPTDTLVIASNVNFDIGTVTSSGVIVNDGTIHIASGGVITTSGTFTNNGVIDSISGTITNSGPFNNFGDLTSSGTITNGPTGVIQNSGQLTSTGVITSSGAIQTNMGSVLTSSGTFTNSLNLVNKGTIMTSGTFTNSGPVMNIGYILNQGLFTNSNTITNWGGIFNLCGGSITNSGTIAIRTVIDVCVA, from the coding sequence ATGACAAACATAAAAAAAATTCTAATACTTCCTGTATTAGTAGCATTAATTTCTGTTTTAGCTCTTTCTGCTCAAGATGCAGCGGCACTAGTTTCTACAGTCAATGATAAAATATCCTGTGTATCTCCAGCAGTAGGTGGAACATGGAACTCTGTTACTTCAACATGTGTAGTTGCAACTCTTGTAATTGGCCCAACTGACACACTAGTAATTGCATCAAATGTCAATTTTGACATAGGTACAGTAACTAGCAGCGGTGTAATAGTAAATGATGGAACAATTCACATCGCAAGTGGTGGTGTAATTACAACTTCTGGTACATTTACCAATAACGGTGTTATTGATAGTATCAGCGGAACCATCACAAATAGCGGTCCATTTAACAACTTTGGAGACCTAACATCGTCTGGAACAATCACTAATGGTCCAACAGGTGTTATACAAAACAGCGGTCAATTAACCAGCACTGGTGTAATTACATCATCTGGTGCAATTCAAACAAACATGGGCAGTGTACTAACTAGCAGCGGCACCTTTACCAATTCATTGAATTTGGTCAACAAAGGAACCATCATGACATCTGGTACATTTACCAACAGTGGTCCTGTTATGAACATTGGTTACATCCTAAATCAAGGCTTGTTTACCAACAGTAACACAATCACAAACTGGGGAGGAATATTCAACCTATGTGGTGGATCAATCACAAATTCAGGAACCATAGCGATACGCACAGTAATTGACGTCTGTGTTGCTTAA